A window of the Bactrocera neohumeralis isolate Rockhampton unplaced genomic scaffold, APGP_CSIRO_Bneo_wtdbg2-racon-allhic-juicebox.fasta_v2 cluster09, whole genome shotgun sequence genome harbors these coding sequences:
- the LOC126764428 gene encoding mucin-5AC-like produces the protein MVATTPATAPATTPAPVPATASAAVLQSAPRGGTRPPPTPSRTTETLRCPICRRPHRLHHCGIFRGMRPVQRQQVVQAHGHCHNCLSHTHGTVTRAVPNMPQAASHAATSQRGTLSESATHPARPYTPLPIRSSWRAPAKRNLVAASAGGTITSTVYGAEQRCGNIRLGGPITMDVDTPVATTPTARATNAPRTVPTPAPRTMVATTPATAPATTPAPVPATASAAVLQSAPRGGTRPPPTPSRTTEALRCPICRRPHGLHHCGIFRGMRPVQRQQVVQAHGHCHNCLSHTHGTVTRAVPNMPQAASHAATSQRGTLSESATHPARPYTPLPIRSSWRAPAKRNLVAASAGGTITSTVYGAEQRCGNAATAAAPFS, from the exons ATGGTGGCAACGACGCCGGCAACTGCACCGGCAACAACGCCGGCACCTGTACCGGCAACCGCGTCTGCAGCGGTCCTTCAATCCGCACCTCGTGGTGGCACTCGACCACCACCAACACCATCACGCACCACGGAGACCCTAAGGTGCCCCATCTGTCGGCGCCCACATCGCCTGCACCATTGTGGCATATTTAGGGGTATGCGACCCGtgcaacggcagcaagttgTCCAGGCCCATGGGCATTGCCATAACTGCCTGTCACATACTCATGGGACAGTCACAagggctgtgccaaatatgccacaggccgcatcacacgctgctacatCGCAGCGCGGCACGCTAAGTGAATCGGCCACCCATCCAGCGCGGCCGTATACCCCGCTTCCCATCCGCAGCTCGTGGCGGGCCCCAGCGAAGCGGAACCTCGTTGCGGCGTCGGCAGGCGGGACCATCACCTCGACGGTCTACGGGgctgagcagcgttgtggcaacATTCGTTTAGGGGGGCCT ATCACCATGGATGTAGATACACCAGTCGCAACCACGCCAACAGCTCGGGCTACCAATGCGCCACGTACCGTGCCTACTCCAGCGCCCCGAACTATGGTGGCAACGACGCCGGCAACTGCACCGGCAACAACGCCGGCACCTGTACCGGCAACCGCGTCTGCAGCGGTCCTTCAATCCGCACCTCGTGGTGGCACTCGACCACCACCAACACCATCACGCACCACGGAGGCCCTAAGGTGCCCCATCTGTCGGCGCCCACATGGCCTGCACCATTGTGGCATATTTAGGGGTATGCGACCCGtgcaacggcagcaagttgTCCAGGCCCATGGGCATTGCCATAACTGCCTGTCACATACTCATGGGACAGTCACAagggctgtgccaaatatgccacaggccgcatcacacgctgctacatCGCAGCGCGGCACGCTAAGTGAATCGGCCACCCATCCAGCGCGGCCGTATACCCCGCTTCCCATCCGCAGCTCGTGGCGGGCCCCAGCGAAGCGGAACCTCGTTGCGGCGTCGGCAGGCGGGACCATCACCTCGACGGTCTACGGGgctgagcagcgttgtggcaacgctgcaacagctgcagcgcctTTTAGCTAA